GCTATTAAGTGATGAGACATTGTTGATAATCCTGAATGTTCGGTTGGCGTTTTCTGTGATTGAGTTTTGGCGTGAGAGTTGCTCGGTGAGTGATGACTTATCTTTTTCCAACTCGTCAATATCTCTCTTTAGATTTGAGTTTTGATGAACAAAAAACAAAATCACCAACAGGGGGATAAATGCAACAAAATACTTTGCCAGCAGCTTTAAAAGCTCTTTTGTTATTATCCCCATATCACTTAACGCCATTGTGCTCTAACGAGTAGTGATTACCGTCATTGAATCGACCACCCCATGTACCGCCGATAGATTCCCAATGTTCACCAAGCAATTTATGGTCACTTGATGCAGTTAGATATTTGCCATCTTTAAATAGGTTGAAATCCACAGCTAGGCGTTGTGTGTGTACGCTGTTTTTAATACCCGCACCTGATTTGGCATTTAACTGTGCCTGCTCTGGCGTTCGGTATGCTTCCGAGAATGTCAGCTCATATCCGTTGTCATAAGCAAAGATAATTAAGTCCGCAATCATACGAGTGAACTTGCGTTGTTTCTCACCGAGTGTCATTTGTTAACTCCGAATTTGTTTTTGAAGAACGACATTACCGCTTCCACGATTGCGCCGATTTTCTTAGTACCTAAGAAGCCAATAAACACACCAAAAAACTGGGCTAAACTGATAGGTAATTTGGCATACTCCAAAGCAGTAATAATGCCAATACTGATAAAGGCACATATAGCCGCCTCAGCTAGAGATGCCTTCCATCCCGAACCTTCTCTTTTCTCCCTGGTAAAAGCAGTCATTCCGGCTAACAAAACGCCAGCGATAAGTGGCGCATTTATTGTTATCCAGCCCCAGATTTGCACCCAGAATTCTGTATTTTTTTCAGGCATGCGCATACTCACACCCCTGCGGAGTGTTCCGTAATTAAAGTTAATAGAACGCCGACTCACAGCTCTTGTGTGAACGTGAGGTGTTGTGATTGATTCTGTGGTCGGCATATACGAAAAAAGGCCGCCTAAGCGATCTTTAAAATGAGTTGTTCGGAATAACCGAACATGTGAACTATCCGGAAATTCCGGAGAGTTGAACTTGTAACGACTGCTTACAGGTTTCAGATAACAAAAAACCCCGCCGAAGCGAGGTCTTGAATGAGGTAAGTAAACTTAAGAGTCACGTAAAGCAACTTACCTGATTAGTATTGCTAATTTGATATTATAAGTCAATAGCAAAGTTCAGTTATTTTCTTAACTTTAGCTACACGTTTTCGATTATTCATTGCATTTCGAAGAGGTTCGTACAATAACCACTGAGCAGCCTTGAGTTTTGCATCAACATCATTTCTGCAAGTTCCAAGTGATGGCTTTTTAAATCTATTGCCACCCTTGGTTTGCATTTTGCGTGGTTTTGCAACTCGGTGATAGTAAGATGCAATCGACAGCTTAGATGAACCATGAGCGTAATAACTTAGTAATATTCCATAAGCCTGTGTGTCAGTGGCGATGACTGAATCTACGACCTGAGAAATCAACATTCCTTCATCGTCATTGCACATAGGTCTTGATGGCGCTGCATTCGGCTCGACCGTTTTCATAAACTTATAAATCATGTTTATCATGCGTCCAGACCGACCCGATTGAACCC
This portion of the Proteus vulgaris genome encodes:
- a CDS encoding M15 family metallopeptidase, whose translation is MTLGEKQRKFTRMIADLIIFAYDNGYELTFSEAYRTPEQAQLNAKSGAGIKNSVHTQRLAVDFNLFKDGKYLTASSDHKLLGEHWESIGGTWGGRFNDGNHYSLEHNGVK
- a CDS encoding phage holin, lambda family, which codes for MRMPEKNTEFWVQIWGWITINAPLIAGVLLAGMTAFTREKREGSGWKASLAEAAICAFISIGIITALEYAKLPISLAQFFGVFIGFLGTKKIGAIVEAVMSFFKNKFGVNK
- a CDS encoding antiterminator Q family protein, which gives rise to MSYIGEQELTDEQFSWLDGWLELWGAWVQSGRSGRMINMIYKFMKTVEPNAAPSRPMCNDDEGMLISQVVDSVIATDTQAYGILLSYYAHGSSKLSIASYYHRVAKPRKMQTKGGNRFKKPSLGTCRNDVDAKLKAAQWLLYEPLRNAMNNRKRVAKVKKITELCY